The following proteins are co-located in the Vigna angularis cultivar LongXiaoDou No.4 chromosome 2, ASM1680809v1, whole genome shotgun sequence genome:
- the LOC108326957 gene encoding pentatricopeptide repeat-containing protein At4g19890, with protein MFSSVIRRRIRASPHTLAFAFISCTRSLTNTSSSSSSLSSCAQSTVKQVCSLVYDYFEDHHTHRRFSPLYLDVDPNSLTHDQVVTIVASLASDGGSVVAHRFFNWVITSNKFRHFTRLYIACATSLIGNRNFELASDVLQCMVKSFAEIGRVKGAVEMVIEMHNQGLVPSTKMLNWVIMIVIEMGLVEYAENVFDEMCARGVQPNCVSYKAMVVGYCRMGNVLEADRWLRAMIERGFVVDSRTFTLVVREFCDKGFVTRALWYFRSLSEMGLRPNLINFTCMIDGLCKRGSVKQAFEMLEEMVGQGWKPNVYTHTALINGLCKKGWTEKAFRLFLKLVRSENHKPNVLTYTAMISGYCRDGKINRAEMLLRRMKEQGLAPNTNTYTTLVDGHCKAGNFERAYELMNVMNEEGFSSNVCTYNAVIDGLCKKGRVQDAYNVLKSGFRNGLEADKFTYTILMSEHCKQGEIKQALVLFNKMLKSGIQPDIHSYTTLIAVFCREKRMKESEMFFEEVLRFGLVPTNQTYTSMICGYSKVGDLSLAFKFFHRMSNHGCAPDSITYGALISGLYKQSKLDEARGLYDAMIEKGLTPCEVTRVTLAHEYCKIEDSCSAMLVLERLEKKPWIRTVNTLVRKLCSEKKVGMAALFFHKLLDMDPHANRVTLAAFMTACYESSNYALVSDLSSRLYKENHLAIKVTK; from the coding sequence atgttttcttctGTGATTCGCAGAAGAATTCGTGCATCTCCTCACACACTCGCCTTCGCCTTCATCTCCTGCACAAGATCACTGACCAACACATCATCGTCGTCGTCGTCGTTATCATCATGTGCGCAGTCCACGGTAAAACAAGTGTGCTCACTGGTATACGATTATTTCGAAGACCACCACACCCACAGGAGATTCTCCCCTCTGTACCTCGACGTCGATCCCAATTCCCTAACCCACGACCAAGTTGTCACCATCGTCGCTTCGCTCGCCTCCGATGGCGGTTCGGTGGTGGCCCACCGTTTCTTCAACTGGGTCATTACTTCCAACAAGTTCCGCCATTTCACGCGCCTCTACATTGCGTGCGCAACGTCTCTCATTGGAAACAGAAATTTCGAGTTGGCCAGTGACGTGTTGCAATGTATGGTGAAGAGTTTCGCCGAAATCGGGAGGGTCAAAGGGGCCGTGGAAATGGTCATCGAAATGCACAACCAGGGATTGGTTCCCAGTACGAAAATGCTGAACTGGGTAATTATGATTGTGATAGAAATGGGTTTGGTTGAGTATGCAGAGAAcgtgtttgatgaaatgtgCGCGAGAGGGGTCCAGCCGAATTGTGTTAGTTACAAGGCCATGGTTGTCGGTTATTGTAGAATGGGTAATGTTTTGGAGGCGGATAGGTGGTTGAGAGCCATGATTGAGAGAGGGTTTGTAGTTGACAGTAGGACGTTTACGTTGGTAGTGAGGGAGTTCTGTGATAAGGGTTTTGTGACCAGGGCATTGTGGTATTTTCGTAGTTTGAGTGAGATGGGTTTGAGGCCTAATTTGATTAATTTCACATGTATGATTGACGGGTTGTGCAAGAGGGGTAGCGTGAAACAGGCGTTTGAGATGTTGGAGGAGATGGTTGGGCAGGGTTGGAAGCCGAATGTGTACACGCACACGGCTTTGATTAATGGCCTGTGCAAGAAAGGTTGGACTGAGAAGGCGTTTAGACTGTTTCTCAAGCTTGTTCGAAGCGAGAATCACAAGCCGAATGTGCTTACTTATACTGCCATGATTAGTGGGTATTGCAGGGATGGGAAAATTAATCGGGCTGAGATGCTGCTGAGACGGATGAAGGAGCAGGGATTGGCGCCGAACACAAACACATACACGACTCTTGTTGATGGGCACTGCAAAGCGGGGAATTTTGAAAGGGCGTATGAGTTGATGAATGTGATGAATGAGGAAGGTTTTAGTTCCAATGTGTGTACGTACAATGCCGTTATTGATGGACTTTGTAAAAAGGGAAGGGTGCAAGACGCTTACAATGTGCTTAAGAGTGGGTTTCGTAATGGGTTGGAAGCTGATAAATTTACTTATACTATTCTCATGTCTGAACATTGCAAACAGGGGGAAATTAAGCAAGCGTTAGTGTTGTTCAATAAGATGCTCAAGAGCGGTATTCAACCTGACATTCATTCATACACTACGTTGATTGCAGTATTTTGTAGggaaaaaagaatgaaagaaagtgAGATGTTTTTTGAAGAAGTTTTGAGATTTGGACTTGTTCCTACAAACCAAACCTATACGTCAATGATATGTGGTTACTCTAAAGTAGGCGATTTGAGTTTGGCTTTTAAGTTTTTCCACAGGATGAGTAACCATGGTTGTGCTCCGGATTCTATTACTTATGGTGCCCTTATAAGTGGGCTGTACAAACAGTCAAAGTTGGATGAGGCTCGTGGATTGTATGATGCCATGATAGAGAAGGGACTTACTCCATGTGAAGTTACTCGAGTAACTTTGGCTCATGAATATTGCAAAATAGAGGACAGTTGCTCTGCTATGCTTGTTCTTGAAAGGCTAGAAAAGAAACCCTGGATCCGGACAGTTAACACTCTGGTCAGGAAGCTATGTAGTGAGAAAAAAGTGGGAATGGCAGCCCTGTTCTTTCACAAGTTACTAGACATGGATCCTCATGCCAATCGTGTAACATTAGCAGCATTTATGACTGCATGCTATGAAAGCAGTAATTATGCTCTTGTTTCTGATTTGTCTTCGAGATTATACAAGGAAAACCATTTAGCAATCAAAGTGACTAAATAA